In Crinalium epipsammum PCC 9333, the following are encoded in one genomic region:
- the dnaA gene encoding chromosomal replication initiator protein DnaA translates to MNLSLEQLWNQVLERLQLQLSRPTFETWIKTASAEQLDNNCLVISTPNPFARNWLQKYYIKTIADVVQSILGYPVEIYLTVDGGDKTFTTGEAELSWSLPPTQNIQETPTHRPRPTQLNPKYVFSRFVVGSNNRMAHAASLAVAESPGREFNPLFLCGGVGLGKTHLMQAIGHYRLEISPDSKIFYVSTEQFTNDLIAAIRKDSLQTFREHYRAADVLLVDDIQFIEGKEYTQEEFFYTFNTLHEAGKQVVLASDRPPNQIPRLQERLCSRFSMGLIADIQRPDLETRMAILQKKAEYENMRLPRDVIEYIATNYTSNIRELEGALIRAVAYISISGLAMTVDNLAPILNPTTEKVQISPEAILITVADAFNVSIEDLKSNSRRREISSARQIGMYLMRHHTALSLPRIGEEFGGKDHTTVMYSCEKVAQLRESDPDVAQKLRQLVDALRAISQR, encoded by the coding sequence GTGAATCTATCCCTTGAACAACTGTGGAACCAGGTATTGGAACGTTTGCAGCTACAGTTAAGCCGTCCTACCTTTGAAACTTGGATAAAAACTGCTAGTGCTGAACAACTAGATAATAACTGCTTGGTAATCTCCACTCCCAACCCGTTTGCGCGAAATTGGTTGCAGAAGTACTACATCAAAACTATTGCTGATGTAGTACAAAGTATTCTGGGTTATCCAGTAGAAATTTACCTCACAGTTGATGGAGGAGATAAAACTTTTACTACTGGCGAGGCAGAATTATCATGGTCTTTACCTCCCACGCAAAATATTCAAGAAACGCCAACTCACCGCCCTCGACCAACACAATTAAATCCTAAATACGTTTTTTCAAGGTTTGTTGTTGGTTCTAATAATCGTATGGCTCATGCTGCTTCTTTGGCAGTGGCAGAATCTCCAGGGCGCGAGTTTAATCCTCTATTTTTATGTGGAGGTGTTGGTTTAGGAAAAACTCACTTAATGCAAGCAATTGGTCACTACAGATTAGAAATTTCTCCTGATTCCAAGATATTTTATGTTTCTACTGAGCAATTTACTAATGATTTAATAGCTGCTATTCGTAAAGACAGTTTACAAACTTTTCGCGAACACTATAGAGCAGCCGATGTTTTATTAGTAGATGATATTCAATTTATTGAAGGAAAGGAATATACCCAAGAGGAATTTTTCTATACTTTTAATACTTTGCATGAAGCCGGAAAGCAAGTTGTCCTAGCTTCGGATCGACCTCCTAATCAAATTCCGCGTTTACAAGAGCGTTTATGTTCGCGTTTTTCTATGGGGTTGATCGCAGATATACAACGCCCTGATTTAGAAACAAGAATGGCAATTTTACAGAAGAAAGCAGAATATGAAAATATGCGTCTTCCGCGTGATGTGATTGAATATATTGCTACTAATTATACATCAAATATTCGTGAACTTGAGGGAGCATTAATTAGGGCAGTAGCATATATTTCAATTTCAGGATTAGCTATGACTGTGGATAATCTTGCGCCAATTCTTAACCCAACAACTGAGAAGGTGCAAATTTCCCCGGAGGCGATATTAATCACCGTTGCAGATGCTTTTAATGTTTCTATTGAAGATTTAAAAAGTAATTCTAGGCGTAGAGAAATTAGTTCAGCAAGACAAATTGGGATGTATTTGATGCGTCACCATACGGCTTTAAGTTTACCCAGAATTGGAGAAGAGTTTGGAGGGAAAGACCATACTACGGTAATGTATAGTTGCGAAAAGGTTGCCCAATTGCGGGAAAGTGATCCTGATGTGGCTCAAAAGTTACGCCAGTTAGTTGATGCACTGAGGGCAATTTCTCAACGTTAA